The sequence below is a genomic window from Longimicrobium sp..
GACGCAGCGTAGATTCGTCGACCCCGGCGCGCCTCCACCGCGCCCCGTCCACCCTTCAACCCGACGGAGCGGTCCCTGGGCAAGCTCGCGGTCCTGATGGTCACGGCGTTCGTGGACATGGTGGGCCTCCTGATGGTGGTCCCCCTGCTCCCGTTCGTCGCCACCCGGCTGGGCGGGGGCGGCCTGGTGGTCGGCCTCCTGGTGTCGTCGTTCTCGCTGGCGCAGCTCCTGTCGGCGCCGCTCTGGGGGCGCTTCTCCGACCGCTACGGCCGCCGCCCCGCCCTGCTCGTGGGGCTGTCGGCGGCGGCCATGGCGTACGTGGTGTTCGCCTACGCCGACTCGCTCTGGCTGCTGCTCCTCTCCCGGCTGGTGCAGGGCGCGGGCGGGGGGACGGTGGGCGTGATCCAGGCGTACGTGGTGGACTCGGTGGAGGGGAAGGACCGGGCGAAGGCGCTCGGCTGGCTGTCGGCGGCCACCAACCTGGGCGTGATGATCGGGCCCGTGCTCGGCTCGTCGAGCCTGGCGCTGGGCCCCAGGGCTCCGGGGCTGCTCGCCGCCGTGCTCTGCCTGGGGAACATCGCCTTCGCCTTCCTCTACCTGCGCGAGTCGCGTCAGCCCGCGCCGCACGACGACGGCCCGGCCCGGCCCACGGTCCGCCCCCGCGAAGCGGTGATGCACGTGCTCACGCACCCGGGCGAGGCCGCCCCCCGGCTCATCTGGATCTACGCCATCGGCATGGGGGCCCTGTTCGGCTTCACGGCCGTCCTGGCGCTCTTCCTCAAGGCCCACTTCGGGGTCACCGAGCACACCGTGGGCTGGGTGTTCACCTGGAACGGCGCCGTCTCGGTGCTGGCGCGGGCCGTGGTGCTGGGGAAGATGCTGGACCGCTTCGGCGAGGCGCGGCTGGCGCGCTTCGGGCAGGCGCTGCTGCTGGCGGGCCTGGCCCTGGTGCCGTTCACCTGGCGCTTCCACCCCGGCTGGACGCTCCCGCTCTTCGGGTGGGAGGTGGAGCCGCGCATCGTGCTGCTGGGGCTGGT
It includes:
- a CDS encoding MFS transporter, yielding MVTAFVDMVGLLMVVPLLPFVATRLGGGGLVVGLLVSSFSLAQLLSAPLWGRFSDRYGRRPALLVGLSAAAMAYVVFAYADSLWLLLLSRLVQGAGGGTVGVIQAYVVDSVEGKDRAKALGWLSAATNLGVMIGPVLGSSSLALGPRAPGLLAAVLCLGNIAFAFLYLRESRQPAPHDDGPARPTVRPREAVMHVLTHPGEAAPRLIWIYAIGMGALFGFTAVLALFLKAHFGVTEHTVGWVFTWNGAVSVLARAVVLGKMLDRFGEARLARFGQALLLAGLALVPFTWRFHPGWTLPLFGWEVEPRIVLLGLVIALIPLGTAFTFPCVTGLLSQVIDPRERGVMMGVQQSFGGAARVFFPVLAGFLFERAGTGFPFWVSALLVAGTLFLTFGIEPGEARKEPKVAVAAGD